The genomic DNA TCCACCGCGCCGGTCGAGGTCAGGGTCGTGGTCACCGCGAAGAGCGACGAACCGCCGATCCCGAAACGCAGCTCCTTGCCCTCCATCGCCCCGCCGGCCGCCTGCAACGCGGGGCCCTGGTGGGCGAACTCGGTCCACATCATCAGGGCGACGAAGCCGACCCAGATGGTGGCCATCGTGCCGAGGATCGCGTAGCCCTGGCGCACCGAGCCGGTCATGACGCCGAAGGTCCGGGTCAGCGCGACCGGGATCAGCAGGATCAGGAAGATCTCGAACAGGTTGGTGAACGGCGTCGGGTTCTCGAAGGGGTGGGCGGAGTTGGCGTTGAAGTAGCCGCCGCCGTTGGTGCCCAGCTCCTTGATCACCTCCTGCGAGGCGACCGCGCCCCCGTTCCACTGCTGCGGCGCGCCCAGGAACTGGCCGACCTCGTGGATGCCGGAGAAGTTCTGGATGACCCCGCAGGCCACCAGGATCACCGCGCCGACCGCGGCGATCGGCACCAGGACGCGGACGACGCCGCGGACCAGGTCGGACCAGAAGTTGCCCAGTTCACCGGTGCGGGACCGCGCGAAGCCCCGTACGAGAGCGACGGCGATGGCGATGCCGACGGCCGCCGAGACGAAGTTCTGCACGGCCAGACCGGCGGTCTGCACGACGTGGCCCATGGCCTGCTCGCCGTAGTACGACTGCCAGTTGGTGTTGGCGACGAAGGACGCGGCGGTGTTGAACGCCTGGTCCGGGTCGATGGAGGCGAAGCCGAGCGAGCCGGGCAGCACGCCCTGCAGCCGCTGGAGCAGGTAGAGGAAGAGGACCCCGGCGAGGGAGAAGGCGAGAACGCCGCGCAGGTACGCGGGCCAGCGCATCTCCGTGTCCGGGTCCGCCCCGATGCCCTTGTAGATCCACTTCTCGACCCGCAGGTGCCTGGGCGAGGAGTAGACACGGGCCATGTGGTTGCCGAGGGGGACGTGGGCGAGCGCCAGCGCGGCCATGAGGGCGAGCAGCTGGAGCACGCCGGCGAGGAGGGGGCTCATACGGTGCTCAGAACCTCTCCGGGTGGATCAGGGCGAGGACGAGGTAACCGAGCAGGGCGACGGCCACGATCAGGCCGACGATGTTCTCCGCGGTCACAGCTTCGTCACCCCCTTGGCGACAAGGGCCACGAACGCGAACACCGCGATCGTGGTGACGACGAAGGCCACGTCGGCCATCGCTGGCTCCTAGTGAGGTTCGGAAAAGAAGCTGACACCGAGATGAGAGCCCCCTTCCGACCGTTTTCGGCCGCCGTTGATGGCTTCCATACGGCGGCGCGAACGCCTTTGACACCTCTCTGACGACATGCGGGCGCCACCCGACGAGATGCCGGGTGGCGGAGATGCCGGGTGGCGCCGCTGCGGGGTCGCGCTACTTCGCGTCGCGGTTGAAGACCGACTTCGACCAGACGTAGCCGAGCACGGTGAGGGCGAGGCACCAGACGAGGGCGAGCCATCCGTTGTGCCCGATCTCGCTGCCGAGGAGGAGGCCGCGCAGGGTCTCGATGGCGGGCGTGAAGGGCTGGTACTCGGCGACCGGCTGGAACCAGCCCGGCATCGAGTCGATGGGCACGAAGGTGCTGGAGATCAGCGGGAGGAAGATCAGCGGCAGCGCGTTGTTGCTGGCGGCCTCGGCGTTCGGGCTGATCAGGCCCATCCCGACCGCGATCCAGGTGAGCGCGGTGGCGAACAGGGCGACCAGCGCGAAGGCCGCGAGCCACTCCAGGACGGTGGCGTCGGTGGAGCGGAAGCCGATGGCCGCGGCGACGGCGCCGACCAGGACCACACTGATCACCGACTGCAGCACGCTGCCGATGACGTGGCCGGTGATCACCGAGCCGCGGTGGATGGGCATGGTGCGGAAGCGGGCGACGATGCCCTCGGTCATGTCGTTGGAGACGGAGACCGCGGTGCCGACCGTGGTGGACCCGATGGTCATCAGCACCAGGCCCGGCACGAGGTAGGCGATGTACGCGGACCGGTCGGCGCCGCCGCCGATGCCGGCGCTCATCGTGTCCCCGAAGACGTAGACGAAGAGGAGCAGCAGCATGATCGGCGTGAGCAGGAGATTGAGGGTGAGGGACGGGTAGCGGCGGGCGTGCAGGAGGTTGCGGCGCAGCATGGTGGAGGAGTTGCGCGCGGCGAGGGTGAGCGTGCTCATCGGACCGTCTCCTTGGTCGCGTCGGTCTGGGCGGGGACGGTGGCGGTGAGGGCGAAGAAGACGTCGTCGAGGTCGGGGGTGTGGACGGTGAGTTCGTCGGCCTCGATGCCCGCGGTGTCGAGGCGGTCGAGGATGGTGCGCAGGTCGCGTTGGCTGCCGTCGCTGGGGATCTGGAGGGTGAGGGAGTTGTCGTCGGGGGTGCTGTAGGGCAGGGCGGTGGTGGCGGCGCGGTAGGTGGTGGGGTCGGTGAAGCGGAGCCGGACGTGTCCGCCGGGGACGATCCGTTTGAGTTCTTCGGCGGTGCCTTCGGCGGCGATCCTTCCGTCGTTGAGTACGGCGATGCGGTCGGCGAGTTCGTCGGCCTCGTCCAGGTACTGGGTGGTGAGGAAGACGGTGACGCCGCCGGTGACGAGTTCGCGGATGATCTGCCACATGGTGTGGCGGGAGCGGGGGTCGAGGCCGGTGGTGGGTTCGTCGAGGAAGATGATGCGGGGGTCGCCGACCAGGGTCATGGCGATGTCCAGGCGGCGTTTCATGCCGCCGGAGTAGGTGGAGGCGGGCTTGTGCGCCGCTTCGGTGAGGTCGAAGCGCTCCAGCAGTTCGGCGGCGACCCGCCGGCCCTCGCGCCGGGGGAGCAGGTGCAGGTCCGCCATGAGGAGCATGTTCTCCTCGCCGGTGATCAGGCCGTCCACGGCGGAGAACTGACCGGTGACCCCGATCGCGGCCCGCACGGCCTGCGGGTCGGCGGCGAGGTCGTGGCCCGCCACCTGGGCCTGCCCGCCGTCGGCGGAGACGAGGGTGGAGAGGATCTTGACGGCGGTGGTCTTGCCCGCGCCGTTCGGGCCGAGCAGCGCGAACACGGAACCGGCCGGGATGCGCAGGTCGATGCCGTCGAGGACGGTCTTGTCGCCGTACGACTTGCGCAGACCCACGGCGGAGACGGCGGCGGGTGCCTGCGGACCGACTCCCGAGGTGGTCGTGGGCATGACAGATGAAGGCATGGAGCCCTCCCGTTCGAGGGGATGACAGGGGATGACAGGGGTGGGTGGGTGACGGACGGGGGCGGGCCCGGCGCTCAGGCCTTGGCGCGGCGGACGTCGATGTTGCCGTACCGGGTGCGGGCGTGGACCTCGACGGTCTCCTCGGTCTCGGCGGGGCTGTCGGACGCGGCGAGGGTGTTGCGCACCTGCCCGCCGCTGGAACGGGCGTCGAGCCAGGCGGCGGTGCCCTCACGAATGCCGACCTCGATGGCGCCGTAGGAGGTCTCCAGGCGGACCTCGCCGCGGACCACCTCGTCCACCCGCAGGGTGCCGTGGGCGGTGGTGGCGGTGAGCGAGGCCTCGGCGTGGGCGACGTTGATGTCACCGTTGGCGTTCTTCACCCGCAGGTCGCCGAGCGCGGCGCCCACGGTCGTGGAGCCGTGCGAGTTCTTCAGTACGGCCGGGCCGTCGATGACGCCGACGCGGACACTGCCGGAGCTGGTGGTGATCTCGGCCGAACCCTCGACCCGGTCCACGGTGACCGAGCCGTGGGCGGCGGTGAGCTGGAGCGGCCCCGTCGTGTCCAGGCGGACGTCACCGCCCGGGGTCTTGACCCGGACCTCGCCGAGCCGGCCCTCGCCGAGGACCTGGGTCCAGGAGCCCTCCATGTCGACGCGCGATCCGGCGGGCAGCTCCACCGTCACGTCGACCGCGCCGGTGGGGCCGATGAAGCGGCGCTCCCTCGTGCTGATCGTCAGGACGCCGCCCGCGTAGGAGACCTCGGTCTGCTCGGCGGCCCGTACGTCCTTGTCCCGCCCGGGGTCGCCGGGCCGCACCTCGACGACCGTGTCGAGCCGGTCGCCCGCGGTGAACCGGATGGAACCGGCGCCCACGTGGGCGGTCACCGCGATCGGTTGGGGAGTGTCGAAAGAAGGCATGGCTGTACCGTCCTCGTGAGTCCGTGGGGTGTACCCGCAGGTGGGGCGTGGTGTGAGCGCGGTGCTGTGTTTCTCCCGGGGCGCGGGTGCGAGCGCGAGGGGCCGGGCCCGCCCCGGGGGCCGGCCTAGCGCACCCAGCCCGTGAAGCTCTGTCCGACGTTTCGGGTCCGCTCCGGCGGACGCGGGGTGCCGCCGCCGTCGACCGCGGCCGACACCGCCCGCACCAGCCAGGCGTTGACCGACAGCCCCTCACGGCTCGCGGCCTCCTCGGCGCGCGTCTTGAGGTGGGCCGGCAGGCGCAGGTTGACGCGGGCGGTGCCGCCCTCGTCGCCGTCGGCGGGTGGCTGCGCCTTGAGCGTCTCGACGGGCCCGGCCGGCTCCGCGGGGCCACCGCCCTCGGCGGGCGGCAGCGTCACCACGAAGTCGGGCTCGAGCCCGCGCAGCCGTACGTCGACGGAACCGGGGGCCAGGTCGCGGGTGATCTCGTCCATCGCGGCGGAGAGCACGTTGAGCATGGTCAGCCGGGTCGCCGACTCCAGCGGAGCGATGAGCCGCTCCGCCAGTTCGCGGGCTTCGTGGCCACCGGCCTCGGCGGCCACCGCGAGTTCACGGCGGAGGGTGTCGACATACGGAGTGAGGTCCATGACGCCATGATGGCACCACAATGGCGCCACACACAAGCCCGAATGACACCCGAATCGAGGCAATGGCGCCGCCATGGCCTTTGACCAGGGAAAACGAAGGTGAAACGCATGGCACCGCTATGGCGTCACGGTGGACACCATGGTGTGCCATGCGTCGGGCGGCTACTCCGGGAGCCCGTGGGCCGCCACGCGCTTCACCGTTCCCCCGGCCAGCCGGTAGGACAGGCCGACGACCGCGCACCGGCCGGCGGCCACCTCGTTCGCCAGCAGCGCCGAGCGCCCCACCAGCCCGTCGACGCTCCGGCGGATGTGCTCGTCCACGAACTGGTCGATCCCCGTACGGCCCAGGGCACGTGCCGCGAGCACGCTCGGGATCACCCGTTCCACCACGTCCCCGAGGTAACCGGCCGGTGCCGTGCCGCCGCGCTCGGCCTCGGCGGCCGCGGTGACCGCGCCGCAGGAGTCGTGCCCGAGCACCACCACGAGCGGTGCGCCCAGCACGTTGACGCCGTACTCGACACTGCCCAGCACCTCCGCACCCGCCACGTGGCCGGCCGTCCGCACCACGAACAGGTCGCCCAGCCCCCGGTCGAAGATGATCTCGGCCGCCAGCCGCGAGTCCGAGCAGCCGAAGAGCACCGCGAACGGATGCTGCCGCGGGGCCAGCTCCGACCGGCGGTCGGCGTCCTGGTTGGGGTGCAGACGGTCGCCGCTCACGAAGCGGGCGTTGCCCTGCAGCAGCGCCGCGTAGGCCTCGGCAGGGGAGGAAGGGCTCAGATCAGGCATGGGAGCAAGGTACTGGCCCGCTCGCGGAACCGCGGGCAGGCGGTAGAGTGGGAAAGACTTGCGGACTTCTTCAATTCATCAGTTGCCGTGATTCATACGTCCTTCACGGAGGTGATCGGGATGCCGGTTCCGCTGTACGAGGCGAAGGCCGACTTCTTCCGGATGCTGGGTCACCCCGTACGCATCCGGGTGCTGGAACTGCTGCAGGGCGGCCCGAGACCGGTCCGCGAGCTGCTCGCGGAGATCGAGATCGAGCCCTCGAACCTCTCCCAGCAGCTCGCCGTGCTCCGCCGTTCCGGCATCGTCACCGCCACCCGCACCGGCTCCACCGTCGTGTACGAACTGGCCGGCGGGGAGGTCGCCGAGCTGCTGGCCACCGCCCGGCGGATCCTCTCCGAGCTGCTCACGGACCAACGGCGGCTGCTGGAAGAGCTGCAGACCGCGGAGCCCGTCCGATGAGCGGGCGCGGCAGCACTGGGCGCCGCGACGCCGGGCGCGGCAACGCCGAGCGCCGGTTCGAGCGCGGCGTCGCCCTCCGGGCGGGTTTCTACATCTTCGGCACGCACCTGCTCGCCGGTTTCATCTGGCTGCTGTTCTACGTGGGCGAACACGCCCACAAGTGACCGGCCGCCGCGGCGCTACGGCCGCTCGGGCGCCGGCTCGGGCCGTCCGGCCCGGAGATCGGCGAGCAGTTCCGCCTGTCCGGCGAGCACACCGGACAGGATGCCGCGCGCGACCCTGAGCAGCTCCGCGACCTGCGGGCTGGTCAGGGAGTAGTACACCGTCGACCCCTCCTTGCGGGAGACCACCAGGTTCGCCCGGCGCAACACCGCGAGCTGCTGGGACAGGTGGGCCGGTTCGATCCCCACCTCGGGGAGCATCTCCGCCACCGCGTGCTCGCGCTCGCTCAGCAGTTCCAGGACGCGGATGCGCGCCGGGTGGCCGAGCGTCTTGAAGAACTCGGCCTTCAACTGGTACAGCGGCGTGCTCATCGTGCCTTCGCCTTCCTCGCGCCGCGGCGGCGCGGCCCGGTCGGCCCGCCCGGGGCGCGTCGCGCCCGTCCCGTCCTCATCAGCATGCCGCCCATCCTCGCCCGAGCCACCCGCCAGACCCGAATCCGCCGGGACGAACCCGGTCGCACCGGGACGGTGCCGGGTTACTCCGACCGGCTGTGGACGGACGGCACACCCCGGACCGCCGGGCGAGGGTGGGCGGAAGGCGATCCGCACGGCGGGAAGCGAGGCACGCGTGATGGCGGAGGAACGGCGGCGCTCACCGGACGAGCCGGCCTCGGCCGGCGAGGACTCCGGGGAGAGGCCCCGGGAGGGGGCCGCGGAGGGCTCCGGGGAGGGCTCCGCGGAGGGCTCCGGCGTCGGCGAGCCGTACGCCTCGCTCCTCGACCTGCCGCTCAGCTCCGACCTGAACCGGATCGGCGAGCAGCTGCACGCCCTGGCCCGCGCCCAGCGGACCCTGCAGGAGCTGCTCCAGGCGGTCGTGAACATCACCGGCGAGCTGGAGCTGCCCGCGGTGCTGCGCCGCATCGTGCGCACCGCCATGGACCTGGTGGGCGCCCGCTACGGGGCCATGGGCGTCCTGGACCAGGAGGGCAGGCTCCTGGCGGAGTTCATTCCACTGGGGCTCACCACGAAGGAGCTGGCCGACCTGGAGGGGGTGGAGCTGCCGCGGGGCAGAGGCCTGCTGGGGCACCTGATCCA from Streptomyces sp. CB09001 includes the following:
- the kdpA gene encoding potassium-transporting ATPase subunit KdpA, encoding MSPLLAGVLQLLALMAALALAHVPLGNHMARVYSSPRHLRVEKWIYKGIGADPDTEMRWPAYLRGVLAFSLAGVLFLYLLQRLQGVLPGSLGFASIDPDQAFNTAASFVANTNWQSYYGEQAMGHVVQTAGLAVQNFVSAAVGIAIAVALVRGFARSRTGELGNFWSDLVRGVVRVLVPIAAVGAVILVACGVIQNFSGIHEVGQFLGAPQQWNGGAVASQEVIKELGTNGGGYFNANSAHPFENPTPFTNLFEIFLILLIPVALTRTFGVMTGSVRQGYAILGTMATIWVGFVALMMWTEFAHQGPALQAAGGAMEGKELRFGIGGSSLFAVTTTLTSTGAVDSFHSSYTGLGGGITMLGMMLGEIAPGGVGSGLYGMLVMAVVAVFIAGLMVGRTPEYLGKKIGTREIKFAACYILITPALVLVFTAAAMALPTPGDSMTNSGAHGFSEILYAYTSASNNNGSAFAGLNADTQWFNSTLGLAMLLGRFVPMVFVLALAGSLARQQPVPATAGTLRTEKPLFAGLLVGAVLIITGLTYFPALALGPLAEGLAA
- the kdpF gene encoding K(+)-transporting ATPase subunit F, translated to MTAENIVGLIVAVALLGYLVLALIHPERF
- a CDS encoding ABC transporter permease; this encodes MSTLTLAARNSSTMLRRNLLHARRYPSLTLNLLLTPIMLLLLFVYVFGDTMSAGIGGGADRSAYIAYLVPGLVLMTIGSTTVGTAVSVSNDMTEGIVARFRTMPIHRGSVITGHVIGSVLQSVISVVLVGAVAAAIGFRSTDATVLEWLAAFALVALFATALTWIAVGMGLISPNAEAASNNALPLIFLPLISSTFVPIDSMPGWFQPVAEYQPFTPAIETLRGLLLGSEIGHNGWLALVWCLALTVLGYVWSKSVFNRDAK
- a CDS encoding ATP-binding cassette domain-containing protein — translated: MPSSVMPTTTSGVGPQAPAAVSAVGLRKSYGDKTVLDGIDLRIPAGSVFALLGPNGAGKTTAVKILSTLVSADGGQAQVAGHDLAADPQAVRAAIGVTGQFSAVDGLITGEENMLLMADLHLLPRREGRRVAAELLERFDLTEAAHKPASTYSGGMKRRLDIAMTLVGDPRIIFLDEPTTGLDPRSRHTMWQIIRELVTGGVTVFLTTQYLDEADELADRIAVLNDGRIAAEGTAEELKRIVPGGHVRLRFTDPTTYRAATTALPYSTPDDNSLTLQIPSDGSQRDLRTILDRLDTAGIEADELTVHTPDLDDVFFALTATVPAQTDATKETVR
- a CDS encoding DUF4097 family beta strand repeat-containing protein — encoded protein: MPSFDTPQPIAVTAHVGAGSIRFTAGDRLDTVVEVRPGDPGRDKDVRAAEQTEVSYAGGVLTISTRERRFIGPTGAVDVTVELPAGSRVDMEGSWTQVLGEGRLGEVRVKTPGGDVRLDTTGPLQLTAAHGSVTVDRVEGSAEITTSSGSVRVGVIDGPAVLKNSHGSTTVGAALGDLRVKNANGDINVAHAEASLTATTAHGTLRVDEVVRGEVRLETSYGAIEVGIREGTAAWLDARSSGGQVRNTLAASDSPAETEETVEVHARTRYGNIDVRRAKA
- a CDS encoding carbonic anhydrase; amino-acid sequence: MPDLSPSSPAEAYAALLQGNARFVSGDRLHPNQDADRRSELAPRQHPFAVLFGCSDSRLAAEIIFDRGLGDLFVVRTAGHVAGAEVLGSVEYGVNVLGAPLVVVLGHDSCGAVTAAAEAERGGTAPAGYLGDVVERVIPSVLAARALGRTGIDQFVDEHIRRSVDGLVGRSALLANEVAAGRCAVVGLSYRLAGGTVKRVAAHGLPE
- a CDS encoding metalloregulator ArsR/SmtB family transcription factor — its product is MPVPLYEAKADFFRMLGHPVRIRVLELLQGGPRPVRELLAEIEIEPSNLSQQLAVLRRSGIVTATRTGSTVVYELAGGEVAELLATARRILSELLTDQRRLLEELQTAEPVR
- a CDS encoding DUF6126 family protein encodes the protein MSGRGSTGRRDAGRGNAERRFERGVALRAGFYIFGTHLLAGFIWLLFYVGEHAHK
- a CDS encoding metalloregulator ArsR/SmtB family transcription factor; the encoded protein is MSTPLYQLKAEFFKTLGHPARIRVLELLSEREHAVAEMLPEVGIEPAHLSQQLAVLRRANLVVSRKEGSTVYYSLTSPQVAELLRVARGILSGVLAGQAELLADLRAGRPEPAPERP